The Dreissena polymorpha isolate Duluth1 chromosome 9, UMN_Dpol_1.0, whole genome shotgun sequence genome contains the following window.
CACGTTTTCTTTTATTTCCACTTGTGGAATAAGGCGTTTTAATGACTGATTTAGGCGTTGAGGCCTCGAATAACGATCTACGAACATTAACGGTTTGTTTTTCGGCATTATTAGGTGTAATGGAGGACGTTAGCATGTCTTTTTTTGAACTATTTTTTATTATAGAATCCGGAGCCGCATTGACTTGAATATCGTTATCACCCTTTCTTCCCCTTTTAGTAccgcattttttatttattttggtacGACAGTTTCGCCTAAGTTGTGTTAAATTGTAAACTTTTTTGTCATCCGGTTGTGGCATACCGATTGCCATCATCGCTGAAATTATATGATAACACCTACTAGTCGATGGACACGTGCACGATTCTTTTGGAAACAGTGTAACGGAATACTTGGTACCGTTTGATCCCTGTACCATAAATGCCCCCATTTGCGGCACTAAAACTATGTTATTTTCTTCAATTACTTTAATTGCTAGCGATTTTTGAGTAGtacattttttatgttgattctcttttttaattttgtcatcaTTTTCAACATTAGAGATCTCGGCGTTGCCTAAAATACTATTTAATTCACCTTTAATCAAATCAATCATTTTATCAGGATGACAGACATTTTTAGGAAGTATAACAGTGTCAGGATCTAATTTCGCGTACAAGCAATTCGATTTTAACGTCCACTCACTTTCATCACAGAACGCACGAATTAGTTCTGATAACATATTGCCCTGCATGTAGTACAAGTACAGAACTATTTGGTCGATTGCCTTTTCCTTGTAATCAATTAATCTTTTTAACATGGCATTGAGACTTTCACTTACATTATTTGTAATTCCGGAATACGGATTATATATATCTCTTTCTAACAGAATCCAACGTGCTGAATAGTTTACAATTCCAGATAAAATACAGTCATCAAAATATTTCAGAAACGCTTCGCTCcagtttatttttagctcatctaaaGTTTCATCAAACATTGTTCGGTTCTCACATTGCAATAAAGTTCGGATATTTGCCTCATACACCTTTCTATCGTCGATTGTACCGCCGTGTTTTAAAACCCAAAATTTCACGTCATTGAGTATGTGAATCCAGCAGTTCACGACTTTTGCGTTTtctaattttgtttcaaatgcACCTACTATTGCCTGCTCTCGGTCTGTTACAATCGTTACATGTTTTGAATCTAAATTTggtatttgttgttttaaaatatcaaCGAAGCTTTCGTGGCAACTTTGCAACTTTCGTTCGTGAATCATAAAAGCGATAGGTAGCACAGGCGTTTCTTTAAACATTTGGTGCTGAATTGCGATTGTAGACACATAAAAGTCACCAAGATTAAACGTTGTATCGCAAAAAAGTTCTACATGGgagttttttatttgaattagtttttttaCTTCGTCTAATAATTCTTTATTTCCTACGATTATTTCCAAATCAGGCGTCGTTTTTATGCTTAAAACATAACCGTTTAGTTGCGAAACCAATAAATGCAACGAATACATTGAGTCGTGAGAGAGTTTGTTTTTGTTCTgtacgtttatatttaaattttgaagTTGTTTTAAATTTCTCGGGGCGCTAACACCCTGCAATTTCGTCTCTGGCGATAGCTCAGAtcttattttttccaaaatgtgttTCGGATTTTCATTGTTAATGACGGAATTTTTCATTTGACTCATTACAGATGGTTTTGTTCGCCTATGTATTCGGTTGTTTCGCTTCCTATTACCATGGGGTAGTGCTTGATATTGACTGTCATCACCATAATATACAATTACTGTTTTACCATTGTAATCTTCATTTAAATATTGGAATACGTGCTTTTGAAATTTGTCACTTACAACGCCtttgttctttattttaaaaaatatcctCTGAATAACTTTACCTTCAAAATTATATTGTACCCTACCGTTTTGTTTCCAAATGTAGCCGTCTGCTCTCCAATCGCCCCGTTGGTTTAATAATCCAGAGTCACTAAATAAGAATACACATCCGGCTTTGGGTTTAAAAGGTGGTTCCTGTGTTGTACTGTCTGGTAATTTGGATTCTAGTATGCACGATGCCTCCCCGTATGAAATTGGACGATCAGTAGTCGAAAATAACGGAACGTCAGTCCCACCCCCAACAAGCTTACGTTGTCCCGACACAGGCGACGTAGAATCCGGCGATGACATCCGCTCTTCAGGCGACTTCCGCGGTCCCGACACCGGCGACTTCAGCTTCCCCGACACTGGCGACTTCCCCTGTCCCGACACCGGAGACTTACGATATTCCGACACTGGCGACTTTAGCCTCCCCGACACCGGCGACTTCCGCTTTTCCGACAACGGCGACTTCCGATGTCCCGACCCCGGCGACTTACGATATCCCGACACTGGCGACTTCAGCTTCCCCGACACCGGCGACTTCCGCTTTTCCGACAACGGCGACTTCCGATGTCCCGACCCCTGCGACTTTCGCTGCCCCGACCCCGGAGACTTCGGGTGAAACTTTCCGCCCAGATAAGGTGCAGATGGCAGGTCACGGACGCTTTCGTACACTACCCTATTCTCTATTGCAGTGCAGATGCGTGAAGCTCAATCGTCGTGTCGACAACAAGGCAAACAAGGATTGTTTGACTTCCGATACTCGACGCGCCCCGACTTCCGGCTAGCAGAGAACTTAACGGTTGTCCAAGTTTCAGCATATGTTCGACATGGAGGTGATGGAGGAGGTGTTGAAGGACCCTCGGTCATCTGTATGCGTACTGCTTCGTTCTTCGCAAATGGTACAGCCGGGTGTACCACACGCTTCACTGCAACAAGCTTACGTTGTCCCGACACAGGCGACGTAGAATCCGGCGAATCCTGCTTTATCAATACTGATGGTACAGTCGGGTGTACCACACGCTTCACTGCACTGATGGCACTCCCTAGGTTCTCTGAAAGGTAAAAGGTGTGACACGAGGCTTTGATCATATACGtgttaatgtaaattaaaggTACAATTGACTGACGATAGTTACAGTTTGTTAAAGGTGTGAcctgtggctttgatcatatacttgttaatggaACTTAAACGGTACAACTTACTGACAATCTTTACAGTTTGTTTAAGGTGTGACATGCGGCTTTAATCataaaattgttaatgaaaattaaaggtaaAACTGACAATTTTTAATTCATGAAATTAACATATTCATATTTGCTGCACATAATACATACTGCGTTTATGTATTTTTACTTGCATGTGCAATTAGtgaagatgtcattagaaaatatttccttcgaaatttgttaagtttaatgtttatGTATCTCAATCATATATTGGTAAAAACCGTTATGCTACGCTTTAATAATCTGGGTGACTTGTTATCAAGATTATTATCAGCTTATcaacaattagtttaaaataacatGCCAATTTCTTGTGTACTAGAAGCAATCGATAATCGATAATGCGCTAAATAGCTTCAATAAGGACACTAAGGGTgcgtattaatgataacaatagggAGTCTTACCAGTTGTTGTTTACTTGTTTTCAGAAAAAAGACAATAACGGTGcagatatattattatttttttttccttccTTCATAAATGACTCTTATCACACAATGATTTCATCTATACttcggaaaacataaaattaacccaaggcacacatatatatatatattatgttgctTTTGTGGATAAAAAAGTAATTCATTTCATAAATCTAACATTACTGATGAGTTTATTATCAATAAAGTAATGAATGCTATTAAAATTGGATGTGCAATAAAACTtggttttacaaacaaataataatcttATCATCCTTTTTCATTGCATCATagccaaacatattttaaatactaattCGTGTTAGCCAGTCACACCATTCAGTGTTCTATGGTATATTGCCGTCTTTGTTTATTATGTCCGCAGTTTCCTTATTTGTTCATATcatttgtatatatcatccgctgtttccttctttgttcatatcatccgctctttacgataatccttctttgtctatattatccgctcttttcagattttttggcattttcgttctttgtatatattatccgcagatttattaattattttaagtttaaagaaattcttaattattttttttagataaagtggcgtttatacattttcatattctaataataatattgtgtctatttaagttgtaatttgttcgagttgtgccataaaaatgttattcataaactctatttattttaatataataatgtttttcttttcataaactctattcattttaatataataatgtttttcttttccttatttgtatatattatccgctGATTCATAATGTCCgcagatttaataattatttatatatcagcaaatcccttctttgtatatatcatccgcagattccttctttgtatatatcatccgctgtttccttctttgttcatatcatccgctctttccgataatccttctttgtctatattatccgctcttttcagattttttggcaatttcgttctttgtatatattatccgcagatttattaattattttaagtttaaagaaattcttaattattttttttatataaagtggcgtttatacattttcatattctaataataatattgtgtctatttaagttgtaatttgttcaagttgtgccataaaaatgttattcataaactctatttattttaatataataatgtttttcttttcataaactctattcattttaatataataatgtttttcttttccttatttgtatatattatccgctGATTCATAATGTCCgcagatttaataattatttatagatcagcaaatcccttctttgtatatatcatccgcagattccttctttgtatatatcatccgctgtttccttctatgttcatatcatccgctctttccgataatccttctttgtctatatcatccgctctttactatatacgctatatcatccgctctttcatCCGCCTTTTAGTACGTGCCTCTCGTGACCTCTCGTCGCGTGCGTTATTTTTCCGCGTGCGACTTCTGTCAAAAGTGACAGCGGTTTGTTTACATAGCGTCCGAGAAAAAATTCAGCGAAAATGCGATTCAAacaggtaaataacaaaaaatgaattacCGCATTtctaaaaaatgatattttactatTCCATGTTCATATCACGTGAAGAATGACCGATATAACGCCCCAAAGTGTTGCCCCAatttttttcgtttacagagcAGACGAACTGATCTTTCCAGGGCCGCGTATGCAAATGAGTATCTAAATTTTAGGCCAAGCAATTTTTCTTTCGGTTAAAGTGACTTGATTTTTTAACTGTTTCTACCTTTTATCAATGGTATGCAATACAATAGCACTGAGTTTAATGGGTTAAGTAAACGCTACTTATTATATCATGCCTATGGTTTTCACTGGATTATCATTCAAAGGACCTCCATGCTGCAGTATTAAAGGTATATATTATAAGAACAcaagttttaaaatagaaactttctcatttaatgaataatagaGAATGTATATTCCCGTTTGTTACACACAATAAAGTGAGTATGTATTTTCCAGGATAAGGTATCAGTCCTAAATACGTTCTTATTTCAGCCAATTCCTCAGCGCGGCCGACTTTCGTTATTACCACGATGTTAGGATACTCGAGGATCACTTGGTTGATTCAAAACTTGGTTGATTTAAAAGCGTAAAAACTTCGAACATTTGTCTCCTAAGTTAAACGCGACCCACTGTTAATTTGGTGCCAACCCGAAACTTTTTTTGGTAGCTCTATTCTAGGTTgagtaaaataaaacatttttttccctAAATTCGATCGCTATTTTTCACTAAATGATTATGTATGAAAAGAAAGAATAGCGGCACAGATTCATTATTTGTTAATAtcaatcacaggtggttagcgtgtggctatgatattaattagtgaaaacatcattttgaatgataaataatcatattataacgtaaaattaacttttctgaaaaaaaaatcactatcaaatatatatatatatatatatatatatatatatatatatatatatatatatatatatatatatatatatatatatatatatatatatataataacaaggtatgcaactcaaaatcatccAAAAACGGGGTTCATCGTTTTGAACAgctattacttcatcaattttgcagcgattttcacgatcccGTTCTTAATCAACGAAGAAATGGagttcctttctggaaatgtatatgtcttgcaatatttttacaaatgctgggtcaacttttaagaaataacacgatacacaactcgcatgacccagttgacactgatcATGCAGTATGAATgaaacacgctaaccacctgtgatataaatttataaaacgttgaacatgagttcacaaataactacaggtatactatagacaaaaACAAAGATGCTTTATAATCACTAAACCGaatataaacaagatatgtgtttgtcagaaacactatgtccccttctgcgccgctttaaagctatatatttgaccttttaccttgaaggatgaccttgacctttcaccacttaaaatgtgcagctccatgagatacacatgaatgccaaatatgaagttgctgtcgtcaatattgcaaaagttatggcaaaatgttaaagttgaagCAAACAGTGACATAGTCTCTTTGACACACATACTCATAAATATACACAAGTCCTTTTCAGTGTTCATAACGATTTATTTCTATTGTTTAAtttcaacacaacgtttccaatgtTCGTACAATAATCTAAAGTAAGTTCAATGTAATGACCTATTGGCCCCATGACAAAAACAAATACTATGACCGTAATGTTCGGCGATTTCTTGCCCTCTCTAATTAACTTTAACTGACGAACAGTGtattaatatagattggaacaccAAATGCTGACTGTCGATTTCCGAGGGGATCTTCCTACCACATGCCTAAAGGTAGCGAAGATGATATATGTAGAAAGACAAATAAGGAAGTACGCTATTAATATGAAATTATATAACATTCAATCTGCAGGTTGCATACCACAAGCCATGTTTAATTAACGTGGTAAGCAATGATTAATTAACTTGGTGTGTTATTCTGGTCGGTTTTgacgttatttataattaccatctgtgttGGTCATCTGATATCGTTCTGAAGCATGTATTCGCTAATTCATTAATTATCTGGTCTCTTTGAATGTATAAGATGTTGCCTATAGTAGGAATTTTAGCCAATTGAATTTTCTAATgcgtataatattttgtatactaatattaaaaataatatttaacttgttacgtcacacaaacaaacacacaaacacagaaacaaaccaacagacagggcaaaaacaatatgtcccccactatagtggtgtaGGACATAAAAACAActcaatataacaagaaatatcttttaaaaaggtagtcggcgtagaTCTAAATGCTGACTTATAAATAAagttatcaatttacatttctaaataattaaattgaaaacaaaaggttagctattgtgtttttttcacttgttagtcgcgtattcaccgcatgaaatatgtgttataattgtcaaaccacacattagtgtaagaagataaaagtaatactacgggagtgcacatcatatgtgtcctcacatgccttattattagtgtatttcttcaccatcgaaacaTATCGTAtgctaatatttgatttacacgcagttttctttcgacacatttaaatcacacgttcatagccgcgtcatgagaaaatgggtcttatgcgtttcgaccaGCGTATCTTTAGCCCAACCAGTGTGCATGTATGCattctggtcagaggcgatgctgttcgcttttaAATCACTCAaggtgttatggtctcattatgtataatctgaccagactgagagatgtgcagactgagtgggctatatatatgatgggcgcatatggaataagacccattttcgcatgacgagggtcattaaaaatctcattgcgaattgtaaatggcagaTTTTAGCGCAATGCTTTTCGACACAAAATTGAAGTtgaaatagcaaacttgtaaataagggcagcctatccaggcgttcaggaataatttccagacgtgctgacagTGTACGGcaattgtggttggataattaaacgattagTTCGTAGGTTTTATATCGAATCAggctatgaaatattcgaatatattcaggCGTGTCtactggcgttatgttaaagtcatttgagatgaaaagctgggtaaaatagcttcgccgaaaaagcgcattagtgctccaTACCCATGTCAAGACCCCAAACTATTTTAGCATTTTGAAAATCCAAGCCAGTTGTGTGGTCAAGACCCCGAACtatttaagcatttaaaaaacaagccagtttggtggtcaagaccccaagctatttcagcattttaAAAATCCAAGCTAGTTTGGACCACTAGCCATTTCAATACAACTTAAGCCCAACCCAGTTTGGGGCTTAAGACCCTGAGCTATCTTAGCATACTTAAactccaagccagtttggtggtcaagaccatGAGCTATTTTTAGCATAATTTAAACCCACGTCAGTTTGGTGgtctattttggcataattaaaatacaagcCAGTTTGGTAGTCGAGACCCCAAGGCTTGAAGCTATATCAGCATTAAAAAACAAGCCAATTTTGttgtcaagatcctgagctatttcatcATGATAAAAATCCAAGCCTGTTTGGTTTTCAAGATCCCGAACGTTTTCAGTATAATTAAAAtacaagccagtttggtggtcaagacccccgAGCTATTTAAGCATAATTAAAACCCAAGCCAaattggtggtcaagaccccgagctatttcagcataattaaaacccaagccagtttgatggtcaagtcTCGagctatttaaaaatacatttaattaaaatgcaAACCAAATTTGTGAACAAGACGCAATGCCATTTAATAGTACTAAAATGCAGGTCATTGTTATGGTCTCTACAATGATTTGATGTTTTtgacaatatacatgtaatatgtgtTCGAAAAACACACTTAAAACATTTCAAAGTAAAAAGGCAACATCTGtttcaatatatcaatatttattcacGTTGCATATAACAGTATTGAATATTGCACAATATGTTCTGAATATAATAGCCAGTATTAATTCATATTTAAGATAATTGCcacatttaaacaacaacataaaacatgATTTAACATGTGTCTTAATAAGTAAGTTACTAAAATACATACACATTCACACttaagttcaaatgtttaaaaatggcTTTAGCTGATTTGTCAATGTTACCATTAAAATAAAAGCTACttattacattaaaacaaattacattataaacatattaacatattacATATTAACacattaacatattaacatattaCATATTAACATATTACATTATTATCCATTTTTATTTAAGCACTCAGTTTTAATTTTTACCTTTTATATTTATAGAATGTTCTGTCAATCAATATTGTCGAAATGATTATACAAATGAATATCATTTTTTGCAAGAAATCGAAGTACACGCTTTTTGATCAGACAAGTTTTAGAGCAATTAAAAAGTAGTCAACTACAGCGTTATTTCCAAATACGATACACAGTAAGTTTTCTAATGCACACttttccaaaaaacaacaacaacctatTGATAAGTAAGGAAGATTTAATTGAAGAAtacttataaaaaaacattaaaataattatgcaaAAGTGACTGTCAGTAAAAtaatatatctttaaatttttaaagacacatattgttttttttattttgaaactgaTGACTTTATTTACCAGTACAGGCTTATACAAggtatttaaaggaatatttgttAGTTTCTGTTGATTATCAATTGTTATTCACGTGTGATCAGAGAAGTCAGTATCTCACGAGTGGAATTATGTATTTTCTGCGAACTTCAGAgaataaaaatcaattatataccaaaaaccaaaaaattaaatagaggatatttgttggattcgatggaacatcgattttatttcacgaaagatcatatacaataatattttcacgtgcgccactcgtgaaaatatgtattttttatgatcacaagt
Protein-coding sequences here:
- the LOC127845916 gene encoding small proline-rich protein 3-like, coding for MHDASPYEIGRSVVENNGTSVPPPTSLRCPDTGDVESGDDIRSSGDFRGPDTGDFSFPDTGDFPCPDTGDLRYSDTGDFSLPDTGDFRFSDNGDFRCPDPGDLRYPDTGDFSFPDTGDFRFSDNGDFRCPDPCDFRCPDPGDFG